One genomic window of Paraburkholderia phytofirmans PsJN includes the following:
- a CDS encoding SDR family oxidoreductase yields the protein MEKRALIIGASGIVGGNLADQLLSNGWHVAGLSRGRTPVSPAIESITADLQSADSVNEALAGQAFSHVFLTAWSRQATEKENIRVNGAMVRHVMDAVGPSGTLEHAALVTGLKHYLGPFEAYATGAVPITPFREEQGRQPVDNFYYEQEDRLFEAAQRYDFSWSVHRPHTIIGFALGNAMNMGVTLAVYATLCKQTGQPFIFPGSAAQWNSLTDMTDARLLARHLEWAATSANARNEDFNVVNGDVFRWKWMWSQIAGYFGIEAVPFDGETRPLEGRMQEAGKAWADIAARFDLKEADIGKLASWWHTDADLGRPMEVLTDMTKSRQAGFLDYQSTPDSFFALFDRLKAERIIPSDTRTRLAASIEQR from the coding sequence ATGGAAAAACGAGCACTCATCATCGGCGCGAGCGGCATTGTCGGCGGCAATCTTGCGGACCAGTTGCTTTCGAATGGCTGGCACGTCGCCGGACTTTCGCGCGGACGCACGCCGGTGTCGCCGGCAATCGAATCGATTACGGCCGATCTGCAATCGGCCGACTCCGTCAACGAGGCACTCGCCGGCCAGGCGTTTAGTCATGTGTTCCTCACCGCGTGGTCGCGCCAGGCGACTGAGAAAGAAAACATTCGCGTGAACGGCGCGATGGTGCGTCATGTGATGGACGCCGTAGGTCCATCAGGCACGCTCGAACATGCCGCGCTCGTGACAGGACTGAAGCATTACCTCGGCCCGTTCGAAGCGTATGCGACCGGCGCGGTGCCCATCACACCGTTTCGCGAGGAGCAAGGCCGCCAGCCGGTCGACAACTTCTACTACGAGCAGGAAGACCGCTTATTCGAGGCCGCGCAGCGCTACGATTTCAGCTGGAGCGTGCATCGTCCGCACACGATCATCGGCTTCGCGCTCGGCAACGCGATGAACATGGGCGTGACGCTCGCCGTCTACGCAACCTTGTGCAAGCAGACGGGCCAGCCGTTCATCTTCCCCGGCTCCGCGGCGCAATGGAACAGTCTCACCGACATGACCGACGCGCGGCTGCTCGCACGCCACCTCGAGTGGGCAGCCACGTCCGCGAACGCGCGCAATGAAGACTTCAACGTGGTCAACGGCGACGTGTTCCGCTGGAAATGGATGTGGTCGCAAATCGCCGGCTACTTCGGGATCGAAGCCGTACCGTTCGACGGCGAGACACGTCCGCTCGAAGGCCGCATGCAGGAGGCCGGCAAGGCATGGGCCGATATCGCCGCGCGCTTCGATCTGAAGGAGGCCGATATCGGCAAGCTCGCCTCGTGGTGGCACACCGACGCGGACCTGGGCCGCCCGATGGAAGTGCTCACGGATATGACCAAGAGCCGGCAAGCAGGCTTCCTCGATTATCAGAGCACGCCCGACTCGTTCTTCGCGCTGTTCGACCGGTTGAAGGCGGAGCGCATCATTCCCAGCGATACGCGCACGCGGCTAGCGGCCTCGATTGAACAGCGGTGA
- a CDS encoding intradiol ring-cleavage dioxygenase: MRNLDENTITEAVLARHAHSGDERLKTIVTSLVRHLHDFAREVNLTESEWEQGIRFLTDVGLITDDKRQEFILLSDTLGLSMLVTAMANRKPPGCTEATVFGPFFVEGAPAYRNGDDVSNGARGEPCFVSGTVKGADGEAVANARIEVWQADADGFYDVQHAGDDTHRARGVLHSLADGRYHFRSIVAEPYPIPHDGPVGRMLAALGRHPWRPAHLHFMITAPGYERLVTHVFREGDQYLDSDAVFGVRSSLVAQWKHHEAGTAPDGTSMTTPFSTLEFDFVLNRSV; this comes from the coding sequence ATGCGCAATCTCGACGAAAACACAATCACCGAAGCAGTTCTGGCGCGTCACGCGCACTCAGGCGACGAGCGGCTGAAAACCATCGTCACGAGCCTCGTGCGGCACCTGCATGATTTCGCGCGCGAAGTGAATCTGACCGAGAGCGAATGGGAACAGGGCATTCGTTTTCTCACCGACGTCGGCCTCATCACTGACGACAAGCGCCAGGAATTCATTCTGCTCTCGGACACGCTCGGCTTGTCGATGCTCGTCACGGCTATGGCGAACCGCAAGCCGCCGGGCTGCACGGAAGCGACAGTCTTCGGACCGTTTTTCGTCGAAGGCGCGCCCGCCTATCGAAATGGCGACGACGTGTCCAACGGCGCACGCGGCGAGCCCTGCTTCGTATCGGGAACCGTCAAGGGAGCCGACGGCGAAGCGGTGGCCAATGCGCGCATCGAGGTCTGGCAAGCCGACGCGGACGGCTTCTACGATGTGCAACACGCCGGTGACGACACGCATCGCGCGAGAGGCGTGCTCCATAGTCTCGCCGACGGGCGCTATCACTTCCGTTCCATCGTCGCCGAGCCTTATCCGATTCCACACGATGGACCGGTCGGGCGTATGCTCGCGGCGCTCGGCCGGCATCCGTGGCGTCCGGCGCATCTGCATTTCATGATCACGGCGCCGGGCTATGAGCGCCTCGTGACCCACGTGTTCCGCGAAGGCGATCAGTACCTCGATTCGGACGCGGTGTTCGGCGTTCGCTCGTCGCTCGTTGCACAGTGGAAGCACCATGAGGCAGGCACGGCACCGGACGGCACGTCCATGACCACGCCGTTCAGCACGCTTGAATTCGATTTTGTGCTGAACCGATCCGTGTGA
- a CDS encoding NmrA/HSCARG family protein gives MAILVTGSTGVVGKQVLEHLLAAGGAQVRALTRSPEKAQFPDGVTAVQGDLSDVDGLRRAMNGVSTLFLLAPNAPDELTQALQTLSVAREAGVKGVVYLSVFKGAEYVDVPHFTGKHTVERMIEHCDLPATVLRPAYFIQNDVRQKEPLLTHGVYGMPIGAKGISMVDVRDIGEAAARELLRRERSATRLPRETYELVGPDAITSETVASIWAEALGRSVRYGGDDLDVLEQRLKAAAPGWLVYDMRLMMSRYQQDGAVASQAQIDHLATLLGRQPRSYREFAAEMAAAWKNG, from the coding sequence ATGGCAATCCTCGTAACCGGCAGTACAGGCGTGGTCGGCAAGCAGGTTCTCGAACATCTTCTGGCAGCCGGCGGCGCGCAAGTTCGCGCGCTGACTCGCTCGCCGGAAAAAGCGCAATTCCCGGACGGCGTCACCGCGGTCCAAGGCGACCTGTCCGACGTGGACGGCTTGCGCCGCGCGATGAACGGCGTCAGCACGCTGTTCCTGCTTGCGCCGAACGCCCCGGACGAACTGACCCAAGCGCTGCAAACCCTGAGCGTGGCGCGCGAAGCCGGCGTGAAAGGCGTGGTGTATCTGTCGGTGTTCAAGGGCGCCGAGTATGTCGACGTGCCGCATTTCACCGGCAAGCACACGGTCGAACGCATGATCGAACACTGCGATCTGCCGGCCACCGTGTTGCGTCCCGCGTATTTCATCCAGAACGACGTGCGCCAGAAAGAGCCTTTGCTGACGCATGGCGTGTACGGTATGCCGATCGGCGCCAAAGGTATTTCGATGGTCGACGTGCGCGACATCGGCGAGGCCGCCGCGCGCGAATTGCTGCGCCGCGAACGGTCCGCAACCCGCTTGCCGCGCGAGACGTATGAACTGGTCGGCCCCGATGCGATCACGTCGGAGACCGTGGCGTCGATTTGGGCTGAAGCGCTGGGACGCAGCGTGCGTTACGGCGGCGATGACCTCGATGTACTCGAACAGCGCTTGAAAGCAGCCGCGCCAGGCTGGCTCGTCTACGACATGCGTCTGATGATGAGCCGCTATCAGCAGGACGGCGCGGTCGCATCGCAAGCGCAAATCGATCATCTCGCGACGCTGCTCGGCCGGCAGCCGCGCTCCTATCGGGAATTCGCGGCGGAGATGGCGGCTGCCTGGAAGAACGGTTGA
- a CDS encoding LysR family transcriptional regulator, with amino-acid sequence MDLTSLADFNAVALHGGFGPASRALDRPKATLSRRVAELEETLGVRLIERGSRTLRLTEEGLALHERTRGLMAEIQEAGEAVASRAPVPRGRLRISAPVVFAHVVLVRIATRFALAYPQVELEVVAEDRVVDPVEDGYDLVIRINPAPDQQLVGRRILGDELLLVAAPTMSIPPWAAGDAAALAVPAVVSVAASANAIWSVRTESGPRSLAPMPVLRLSSLLMVRNAVLDGVGAAMLPKLLVEQDVAAGRLVCWGVADGPPVEIWALYNSRRLLSAKVRAFMDLLRDLPGRERQ; translated from the coding sequence ATGGATTTGACGTCGCTGGCCGATTTCAATGCGGTTGCGCTGCACGGCGGCTTCGGCCCGGCCAGCCGGGCGCTCGACCGCCCCAAGGCCACGCTGTCGCGGCGCGTGGCGGAACTGGAAGAAACGCTTGGCGTGCGGCTGATCGAGCGTGGCTCGCGCACGTTGCGGCTGACCGAAGAAGGTCTCGCACTGCACGAGCGCACGCGGGGATTGATGGCGGAGATTCAGGAGGCAGGCGAGGCGGTAGCGTCGCGCGCGCCCGTGCCGCGCGGGCGATTGCGGATCAGTGCGCCGGTCGTGTTCGCGCACGTGGTGCTGGTGCGGATCGCGACACGTTTTGCGTTGGCCTATCCGCAGGTCGAGCTCGAAGTGGTGGCGGAAGACCGCGTTGTCGACCCGGTGGAAGACGGTTACGACCTGGTCATCCGCATCAATCCTGCGCCTGACCAGCAACTGGTGGGCCGGCGCATTCTCGGCGACGAACTGCTCCTGGTCGCTGCACCCACGATGTCGATACCTCCATGGGCCGCTGGCGATGCTGCCGCGTTGGCGGTGCCCGCGGTCGTGTCCGTGGCGGCATCGGCGAATGCGATATGGAGCGTGCGCACGGAAAGTGGTCCGAGATCGCTCGCGCCGATGCCGGTGCTGCGGCTCTCATCGCTGCTGATGGTGCGCAACGCGGTGCTCGATGGAGTGGGCGCGGCGATGTTGCCTAAATTGCTGGTCGAACAGGATGTGGCGGCGGGACGGCTCGTTTGCTGGGGTGTGGCGGATGGACCGCCGGTCGAGATCTGGGCGCTGTACAACTCGCGGCGCTTGCTGAGCGCGAAGGTCCGGGCGTTCATGGATCTGCTGCGAGACTTGCCGGGACGCGAGCGCCAATAG
- a CDS encoding Vgb family protein, whose amino-acid sequence MKRSAAEIITEYGPFEGMERVHGVTYDGQHVWFATGNALNAFDPESGKQVRSIDVAAHAGTAFDGEHLFQIAEDRIQKIDPKTGRVLATIPAPGGGADSGLAWAEGTLWVGQYRERKIHQVDPQTGAILRTIESNRFVTGVTWVDGELWHGTWEGDESELRRIDPRTGEVQERLEMPAGVSVSGLESNGGDRFYCGGGSSGKVRAVRRPK is encoded by the coding sequence ATGAAACGATCAGCCGCCGAAATCATCACCGAGTACGGACCCTTTGAGGGCATGGAACGCGTGCATGGCGTGACGTACGACGGCCAGCACGTCTGGTTCGCAACGGGCAACGCGTTGAACGCGTTCGACCCGGAAAGCGGCAAGCAGGTCCGCTCGATCGATGTCGCCGCGCACGCCGGTACGGCCTTCGACGGCGAGCATCTGTTCCAGATCGCCGAGGACCGTATCCAGAAGATCGATCCCAAGACCGGCCGCGTGCTTGCCACGATTCCCGCGCCGGGCGGCGGTGCGGACTCGGGACTCGCGTGGGCCGAAGGGACGCTGTGGGTCGGACAGTATCGGGAGCGCAAGATCCATCAAGTCGATCCGCAGACGGGAGCGATTCTGCGCACCATCGAGTCCAATCGCTTCGTGACCGGCGTCACGTGGGTCGACGGTGAGCTGTGGCATGGCACGTGGGAAGGCGACGAAAGCGAATTGCGGCGCATCGATCCGCGCACCGGCGAAGTTCAGGAGCGGCTGGAGATGCCCGCAGGAGTCAGCGTGTCGGGACTTGAGTCCAATGGCGGCGACCGGTTCTATTGCGGCGGCGGAAGCAGCGGCAAGGTACGGGCGGTGCGACGGCCCAAGTGA